AGATGGAGTTGGGGCTCAGGGAATTCAAGTCAAAACTGCTCCTGGCACCCATCAGGTCGTCTGTGCAGATGTCACATGTGTTTCCACCGATGGCAAAGTTCCAGTAGGGCAGGGCGAAAGAGGGGTCTTGCAGCATGTCCTGGTTGTtcaatacaataaataaaaggatGGCTGGGTTAGTGTTTCGGATTGTGAAGTTCAAGGCCAGAAGCAAGAAAAAGAGCAGCTTTTGCTTTTTTACCTCCAGTATAAGAAACAACACCTTTAGGAAtttgctggtgttttttttttaataataccAAACAATGTCCTCCTGTTCCTGTAACCATAAATCCTTATTTACTTCCCAGAATAAACGGTCTGTTCACACACTGTGATTTGCATCAGGACTGTCTTCACACCTGTGAATCACTTTCCACTTCACATCTGTTTTGCAtatgttctctgtgttttcctcaCAAGGCTTTGATTCCACCACACTAAAATCCACTGTGGAAGTGTGCAAGGACAGGAAGCTGAGACATTTTTCCTTAAGTTAAATGATATAGTTCCTTCTGACTGCTCTTCCTCAAACTGCTTCTCCATCCAGTAGTGATTGTTGCAGTTTAATAAAGCTCTGTTCAATAATGTTTAGTGGTTTTCTGCAAACCAAATCGATGGCGTGCCTGTCAAACTGAATCAGAGCTTATAAAATGCTTAAAATCCCGTTTTGCATGCTGCTCACTAAGTAAGGCTTGAAATTGCATCAATTATGGTTTCCTCACCAAAGGAGTGAGGAAATGCATTAAATGGCAGGTTGAAGTAGCTGTTGGTGATGTATTGAAGAATTACAAATGTGGATAAACAGTCAGCTAATGATTATCCACAACCACATACACTAAAATCagctttgttattttctttttcttaaaaataccCATAGACATGAGAACTATTTGACCCCTAATTAACAAAAGCTCACCTGCATGTccttctccagctgcagcaggtgatATCTGTGCCATGTGACAAAACTGGGCCCTTCATGTGAGAAGTCCACTCCCCCAAAACTCGGCTGACCCACACCCAGAAAGGTCTTACTGACGGAGTAATAGTGGGTCCACACGAAGTAGTTGTAGATGGTGATGTTTTCGAACTGGACGGTGTTCCCGTCAGGCCCAAAGATCTCCGAGTAGCGCCGCGTGGCGATCACCAGGTCGGGGTGCACGGTGCGCTTGGCTTGATCCAGCGCGTTCACGAACGCGCGCTTCTCCTCCGCGCTGAGCTGCATCACATTTCTCCGGACTGGGGGGATTATAGCAGAGAAAAACGCGGATTAATCCAACCAGTCATGTGTTAGTTGATCAGATTTAAAGACTGAGAAAACAAGTGcgaaaaagaaaatgaggtttcatttcattctgtGATTCAGTCACTTTTTCTAATTAGATAGACTCATCATTTCAAATGCATCTCAGCTTATTTCATGCTGTTCTTACTGAAGTCGACTGTGTGAAACCGATATACTGCATGAACTTGAGTTCCACTGAGCAGGTCTAGCTGACTTTATGACATATGTATTTAAGTCTGCAAATATTATTGATCAAACTTGGTCCAACTCACCGACAGAGACTCGCTGGTCACAGTTGGCACCTGTCCATCCATGTCTGCAGCGGCCGCAGTGAAACCCGCTGAAGTTCCCATTACACTGACAAGTACGATTGAAGAAACGGATGGGCCACCGCTCTCGATCATCGCGTCCGTCGTGTGGGTACTGAGGCCCGTGCGGCCGGCTGTCCACCGTTAAAGAGACACACTGTCCGCGGCCCGTGCTGGAGCCACATGGGTCGTTGCTGAGTCCAGAGGGCGACGGACAGCACTGTCCGCTCCTAACCCCCTCGGGTGTAACGCAGATTCTGGGGAACTGAGCGTTCACGACCACCGCGCCAAAGAGCACCAAAACGCACCACTGCCACATTGTCCAAGTAGCCTGGCAAATATTACGCACGGCTGAGTAAATATTGACCGCAAAATATGCACTTCAACTAAACTTTATCTACAGTGAACATCACTTTGAACACAACAGGGATTATTTTCTCAAGTGCGCATGTAAAACGTACCCAGGCCCCCGTTTGTGTTTTCCCAAGAAGCAGTCGACCTTAAATACGGGATTAGCGCATGACTACCCGGATTTTCTGACTCCCGCGTGATCCCATCACACAACATCACATTTTCTACtgaggatggagagaaagaaggtAATGTGATCCGTCACACTGGGCTGAACATGATGGTGCCCTACGCAAGACATTCCGTTGGCGCCCCGAAGGGACTGATCTTTTCGTTTTTTTAGAATATTTATGATCTTGACATTGAAGATCTAGAGTTCACAGACAACCATTAACATCACAATTTAGATACACTTCACATTGTTTTTCAGATAACAGTAGCACTTTACTTTGTGGTCAGCTGACTCATAAGGCCATGCGAACACACTGACCACAGTGATTCTGACAGTCGTCCAGGAGCAAACAGCTGAACTTATAGCTGATAACCTACACTGGACATCTATGACGTTCACAGTACAGTTCATTTCTATATGCCACCTTTTGTCAAATCTACTGATTCAATGATACATGACTCAAAGTGAGTTCAGACctatgcacatacagtattacCTGTACCTCAGGTATGATTTATCATGACGTGGATCGTTTTCTAATGTTTGCATGGAACAGGTGAAGTTACTTATACCTGCTTTTTACACAGTGGTGAAATCAAATGAACCTTGGGGGCATAAAAACAGCAGCCAGTAGGTTATAGCTCCAGTCTGTTTGTAGCCTCCTCTCTGGATCATGTGTTCAGTGCAGTGtgagaaggttttttttttccccagtaaAACTGTAAGGGTGCACTGGACCCTTTACAGTCAGTACAGACTTTTTAAAAGCAGACCGGAGTTTGAAATTAGTTCTAAAAGTTTTATTCATTATCTTTGGTGCCCCTGCCCTCCTGATGGCACCCTACAGAGAAAGCTTGCCTATGTCTAAACGCAGCCTGAGACCATGTCTCTTCTAAAAACCTATCTGGTTGTTGTTGCCTAAACTTAGTCAATCGTTAAATGTAAGAATTTCTGATAATTAAGTGTTTCAGATTAAAGCACAAATGATAAAGAACGAGTGTGCGTACACATGGACAGTTTCAGCACGGGTTTATGAGCACTGTATGAAAATTCATTTGTTGTGAAGTAATAACTTTTTCTAAATGTATCCCCTGGCACACAAGTAGATGTTTGTGgaattaaaataatgaacttGGTGAACTTGCAAACGGGTCCATAAAAAGTGCAATATACAGCTTGTTTATATTATCTATTATTGCACATTTGTATATTGTTGATTAAAATCGCACAGAAAACAATCAGATAACCCCAAATATGCTCTTTTCAATAACCTGGTTAAAGGTTCATTAAAATCTTGTTTCTCTTTGACAGGCATTGGATTTTCAGTTTAACAGACTTATGAACAAATATCTGCACGAGTGATGACATTTCCATCTGCTTCAGTCGTACTTTGTAAGTGGTACTTAGCAAAAATCTGTAAGCTGCAAACACTAAACTAAGAAGCTTCATGTGTTTGTCAAAGTGATCATATTTCAGGTCATTTGACTTCTCCCCAAGGTTACAAgctctcgctctttctctcttcagcacttctttctttcctcaacATTAAGGTTGCTTTTCCTGCCATGAGCATGTGATTCATGGATGCATGAATGGAATTTATtcttcagaagaaaaaaaaacatttcaggaaTGGCAAACTCTTTCTGCTGTTCCTAATAGTGATCAACAAATCAATACTTAGAGAACTGGTTGTGTGAAGGTTGTAATACAGTGTTATGGCACACCCATGTTTATGTACTTCCATATTATTAAGCTCCAAGTGGGATTTATCAAAGCATTCATAAAGAAATGAGCTTCCCAGCCATAATCAAGAGTTGAATTTTGAGATGAATGCTATttatgaaatggaaacaaagcAGCAAGTATGATAATTTACAACTTTAGCCTCTTAGCTCAAGCCGGGACAACCCTGACAACACTCCCATGTTGATGTTATCAGGGTTGTTCTCTCACACTTGATATAGCTTACTTCAGAGTTAAATTACACAATCGTAGTACTATTCTAAGTGGTAAATGAGCtgtttactgtgtaaaaataagaCGTCACCAGATGCTGTTCTATTATAATGAAGTTCAGATCAAAATGGAGACAGCAAGTGCAAAAAGTTGCTTAATTATTGTGAAAACCTGACACTGAACTCTATTTTGAAGGTGTTTTTTGATGCTTACCTTTCTGGGAACCTTTTGTTCATTTGAATCCTCCCTCCGAACTGCCCTACGGCGTGTGCGctgtttgttcatgtgtttCACAGTTCTCCaggtaaacaaaacacacaaaaacgtTTGATTAGTTTAAATGAGTTGATGATAcctctggggaaaaaaaaacttgattaTTTTGGTCTACTGAAAATAGAAC
The window above is part of the Mastacembelus armatus chromosome 18, fMasArm1.2, whole genome shotgun sequence genome. Proteins encoded here:
- the LOC113145154 gene encoding 5,6-dihydroxyindole-2-carboxylic acid oxidase codes for the protein MWQWCVLVLFGAVVVNAQFPRICVTPEGVRSGQCCPSPSGLSNDPCGSSTGRGQCVSLTVDSRPHGPQYPHDGRDDRERWPIRFFNRTCQCNGNFSGFHCGRCRHGWTGANCDQRVSVVRRNVMQLSAEEKRAFVNALDQAKRTVHPDLVIATRRYSEIFGPDGNTVQFENITIYNYFVWTHYYSVSKTFLGVGQPSFGGVDFSHEGPSFVTWHRYHLLQLEKDMQDMLQDPSFALPYWNFAIGGNTCDICTDDLMGARSSFDLNSLSPNSIFAEWRVICESVEDYDTLGTICNSTETTPIRRNPAGNVNRPMVQRLPEPQDVADCLQVNAFDTPPYYSTSSESFRNTIEGYSAPQGNYDPVVRSLHNLAHLFLNGTGGQTHLSPNDPIFVLLHTYTDAIFDEWLRRHGPGLAVYPEENAPIGHNRGYNMVPFWPPVTNAEMFVTAPENLGYSYEAEWPAQPFTLTEIITVAIVAALVIVAVIFAATTCAVRARSYRMEGHQPLLADQYQRYDDEKSQSVV